From Burkholderia sp. WP9, a single genomic window includes:
- a CDS encoding type II secretion system F family protein produces MKIEQIVMLGVMFLIVFGAALKAMTLLRPDPVQRRIEELGQPGVPVEADAGAQKNWVETVTKLSERVAKLSLPKEDWDKSALRLRFANAGIRTPSAPALYFAAKTVLALVLPAIALIFLGNAFDADQRMYLLLAVLCASALGFYLPNLVMTRLVESRQRKLFEDLPDALDLMTVCVEAGLGLDAAMMRVTQEIGVKSHALRDEFDMVLLELRAGSGRDKALRNLSLRTGVEDIDTLAAMLIQADRFGTSVGDSLRVYTDNLRTKRRLRAEEQAAKIALKLLFPLMFFIFPTLLTVLIGPSAIQIVRQLFPAIHGMTGG; encoded by the coding sequence ATGAAAATAGAACAGATCGTGATGCTGGGGGTGATGTTCCTGATCGTGTTCGGCGCGGCGCTGAAGGCGATGACACTGCTGCGCCCCGACCCCGTGCAACGGCGCATCGAGGAACTCGGGCAGCCAGGCGTTCCCGTCGAAGCCGATGCCGGCGCGCAGAAGAACTGGGTCGAGACCGTCACGAAGCTGTCGGAGCGGGTTGCCAAACTGTCGCTGCCGAAAGAGGACTGGGACAAGTCGGCGCTGCGTCTGCGCTTCGCAAACGCGGGCATCCGCACGCCCTCCGCGCCGGCGTTGTACTTCGCCGCCAAGACAGTGCTGGCGCTCGTGCTGCCTGCCATCGCGCTGATCTTTCTCGGCAACGCCTTCGACGCCGATCAACGTATGTATCTGCTGCTCGCGGTGCTCTGCGCGTCGGCGCTCGGCTTCTATCTGCCGAATCTCGTGATGACGCGCCTCGTCGAAAGCCGTCAGCGCAAGCTGTTCGAAGATTTGCCCGACGCACTCGATCTGATGACCGTCTGCGTGGAAGCGGGCCTCGGCCTCGACGCGGCGATGATGCGCGTCACTCAGGAAATCGGCGTGAAGAGCCACGCGCTCAGAGACGAATTCGACATGGTGCTGCTGGAGCTGCGCGCCGGCTCGGGCCGCGACAAGGCGTTGCGCAACCTGTCGCTGCGCACCGGCGTGGAAGATATCGACACGCTCGCCGCGATGTTGATCCAGGCGGATCGCTTCGGCACCAGCGTGGGCGATTCGCTGCGTGTCTATACCGACAATCTGCGCACCAAACGCCGCTTGCGCGCGGAGGAACAGGCTGCCAAGATCGCCTTGAAGCTTCTGTTTCCGCTGATGTTTTTTATCTTTCCGACGCTGCTGACCGTGCTGATCGGTCCGTCGGCGATCCAGATCGTGCGCCAGCTGTTCCCGGCCATTCACGGCATGACGGGCGGTTGA
- a CDS encoding AAA family ATPase, with protein MIDTLLISSSAERAPQIAARLEASGIAFRLRTLHGTAKQLRVHAATIKSADLLIVDDADLTPRDLSGVEEVLSHLPNLHCMLVTPSPSTTLLMAAMRVGVRHVLSWPLDDSEIADALAHVSAKKHAGVRRDGRVVSFTSCKGGSGTTLIAVNLAYALASLRDKRVLLIDLNQQFADASLLVADKAPPATLADLCLQIDRLDAAFFEACVMHVHANLDVLAGAGDPVKSGELRAAHLERILALVREQYDAVLIDVGQNINPLAIHALDHSDSICMVVRQNILYLHAGRRMLDIFKELGYPPSKVKLIVNQYDKNARIDLATLEETFGAKVAHHLPRDEKQATEALNHGVPLVTGAKGGALAQGISQLAALLWPLPVVARKSVLGRLFPGRPNSPPQLKPGH; from the coding sequence ATGATCGACACCCTTCTGATTTCGTCCAGCGCCGAGCGCGCGCCGCAGATTGCAGCGCGTCTCGAAGCAAGCGGCATTGCGTTTCGTCTGCGTACGCTGCACGGGACGGCGAAGCAGTTGCGCGTGCACGCCGCGACGATCAAGAGCGCCGATCTGCTGATCGTCGACGACGCCGACCTCACGCCGCGCGATCTGAGCGGCGTCGAGGAGGTGCTGTCGCACCTGCCGAACCTGCATTGCATGCTGGTCACGCCGTCGCCTTCAACCACGCTGCTGATGGCGGCGATGCGCGTGGGCGTGCGGCACGTGCTCTCCTGGCCGCTCGACGACAGCGAGATCGCCGACGCGCTCGCCCACGTCTCGGCGAAGAAACACGCCGGCGTGCGCCGCGACGGACGCGTGGTGTCGTTCACCTCCTGCAAGGGCGGCAGCGGCACGACCCTGATTGCCGTGAATCTCGCTTATGCACTGGCCAGCTTGCGCGACAAGCGCGTGCTGTTGATCGATCTGAACCAGCAATTCGCCGATGCGAGCCTGCTGGTCGCCGACAAGGCGCCGCCCGCCACGCTCGCGGATCTGTGCTTGCAGATCGACCGGCTCGACGCCGCGTTCTTCGAAGCCTGCGTGATGCACGTACACGCGAATCTCGACGTGCTGGCCGGCGCGGGTGATCCGGTCAAGTCGGGCGAATTGCGCGCCGCGCATCTCGAACGGATTCTCGCGCTGGTGCGCGAGCAATACGATGCGGTGCTGATCGACGTCGGCCAGAACATCAACCCGCTCGCGATCCACGCGCTCGACCACAGCGACTCGATCTGCATGGTGGTGCGGCAGAACATTCTGTACCTCCACGCGGGCCGCCGCATGCTCGACATCTTCAAGGAGCTCGGCTATCCGCCGAGCAAGGTGAAGTTGATCGTCAACCAGTACGACAAGAACGCGCGCATCGACCTGGCGACGCTCGAAGAAACATTCGGCGCAAAGGTCGCGCATCACCTGCCGCGCGACGAAAAGCAGGCGACCGAGGCGTTGAATCACGGCGTGCCGCTCGTCACCGGCGCGAAGGGCGGCGCGCTCGCCCAGGGCATCTCGCAACTGGCCGCGCTGCTGTGGCCGTTGCCGGTGGTGGCGCGCAAGAGCGTGCTCGGACGCCTGTTCCCCGGCCGGCCGAATTCGCCGCCGCAACTGAAGCCCGGACACTGA
- a CDS encoding vWA domain-containing protein → MKTTAAFRRRQRGSVSIIVAVSLIALLGILGLAVDSGLGYMIKARLDAATDGAVIAAGEAVTRGANQTEQTSNAQQAATAFFAANYPAGFLGSSVTVGTPSIVFNAGTVTIGMTAQASMPVSFTKVLGFNVMNVSSTSQAIRKTLDMAFVIDTTGSLNTSGVPAAVRANAVAFLNNFDVTNDRVALMHFAYGTVVDVPFNGNTRGFDRTTMTADINKYTFNGSTNSAEAIWNARNQLNTVITQPSSLRVIVFFSDGAPNSFSSFFKTNQSGCNNTAGTIASPDSAGTMSGLYNMNALNQKLGSPCFQSNVTSLVTAMPKWYNAHNVNEQTFPVWPVTAPRAVPNGNITYVNVNRASRNLLEAMASAARDEGTYVFTLGYGPELVQPAGPDNELGQDVLKCMANTADSLSRCYNPKQPVGVYCYAATPADLKPCFSQLASQILRISK, encoded by the coding sequence ATGAAAACAACAGCGGCATTCAGAAGACGGCAGAGGGGATCGGTCAGCATCATCGTGGCGGTGTCGCTGATTGCGTTGCTGGGCATTCTCGGCCTCGCGGTGGATTCCGGCCTCGGCTACATGATCAAGGCGCGGCTCGATGCCGCCACCGACGGCGCGGTGATCGCGGCCGGCGAGGCGGTCACGCGCGGCGCCAACCAGACGGAGCAGACCAGCAACGCGCAGCAGGCGGCAACGGCTTTCTTCGCGGCGAACTATCCGGCGGGGTTTCTTGGCTCGAGTGTGACGGTGGGTACGCCGTCGATCGTGTTCAACGCCGGAACCGTGACGATCGGTATGACCGCGCAGGCGAGCATGCCGGTGAGTTTCACGAAGGTTCTGGGCTTCAACGTGATGAATGTGAGTTCGACTTCGCAGGCGATTCGCAAGACCTTGGATATGGCGTTCGTGATCGATACGACCGGTTCGCTGAACACCTCCGGCGTGCCGGCCGCGGTACGCGCGAATGCGGTGGCGTTCCTCAATAATTTCGACGTGACCAATGATCGTGTTGCGCTGATGCATTTCGCCTACGGCACCGTGGTCGATGTGCCGTTCAACGGCAATACGCGCGGCTTCGATCGCACGACGATGACCGCCGACATCAACAAATACACGTTCAACGGCAGCACCAATTCGGCCGAAGCGATCTGGAACGCGCGCAATCAGTTGAATACGGTCATTACGCAACCGTCCAGTTTGCGGGTGATCGTGTTCTTCTCGGACGGCGCGCCGAACAGTTTTTCCTCGTTCTTCAAGACCAATCAGAGCGGCTGCAACAACACCGCCGGCACGATTGCCAGCCCGGACAGCGCGGGCACGATGTCGGGGCTGTACAACATGAATGCGCTCAACCAGAAGCTCGGCTCGCCGTGCTTCCAGAGCAACGTGACCTCGCTCGTGACCGCCATGCCGAAGTGGTACAACGCGCACAACGTCAACGAACAGACCTTCCCGGTCTGGCCCGTGACCGCGCCGCGTGCCGTGCCGAACGGGAATATCACTTACGTGAATGTGAACCGCGCGTCGCGCAATCTGCTCGAAGCGATGGCCTCGGCGGCGCGTGATGAAGGCACTTACGTATTCACGCTCGGCTACGGACCTGAACTCGTGCAGCCCGCCGGTCCGGACAACGAACTCGGCCAGGACGTGCTCAAGTGCATGGCCAACACGGCCGACTCGCTATCGCGTTGCTATAACCCGAAACAGCCGGTCGGCGTGTATTGCTACGCCGCGACGCCGGCCGATCTGAAGCCGTGCTTTTCGCAACTGGCTTCGCAAATCCTGCGTATTTCCAAGTGA
- a CDS encoding TadE/TadG family type IV pilus assembly protein, with protein sequence MKAARRNATLDARARTGQRGLTRKQRGVATVEFALVAPLLFLLLCIAIDLGIALWVNLTMQYAVREGARYSVTGQSNLDPNATNQQRYLAVVQEIKNSSMGLYSLVSPTYVITINGASQTYNTQTSYSTGMFGSPGDIVVLQINCIWPLLTPLVKPFFANGKFSFSVAATMRNEGF encoded by the coding sequence ATGAAAGCCGCTCGCCGGAATGCCACCCTTGACGCGCGGGCACGCACGGGCCAGCGCGGACTCACGCGCAAGCAGCGCGGCGTGGCCACGGTCGAATTCGCGTTGGTCGCGCCGCTGCTGTTTCTGCTGCTATGCATCGCCATTGATCTGGGCATCGCGCTGTGGGTGAATCTGACCATGCAATACGCGGTGCGGGAAGGCGCGCGTTATTCGGTGACGGGGCAAAGCAACCTCGATCCGAACGCGACCAACCAGCAGCGTTATCTGGCGGTAGTGCAGGAGATCAAGAACAGCTCGATGGGTCTCTATTCGCTCGTCTCGCCCACTTACGTGATCACCATCAACGGCGCGAGCCAGACCTACAACACGCAGACGAGTTACAGCACCGGCATGTTCGGCAGTCCCGGCGACATCGTGGTGCTGCAGATCAACTGCATCTGGCCGCTGCTCACGCCGCTGGTCAAGCCGTTCTTCGCCAACGGCAAGTTCAGCTTCAGCGTCGCGGCGACGATGCGCAACGAGGGGTTCTGA
- a CDS encoding TadE family protein, whose amino-acid sequence MRTRSLRTSRRASKGIVSVEMALLLPILVALALPVYDIARNIQAQMILINVSREGASLSSRASLTYPMQTIMSSLSATTPPLNMTAHGMIYITEVMGNNNCDSSGNNCTGVVVAQYRWNGGNYYPASQLWSCGSSGTRWATDGTGSCSGIPAAGTSSPVVNLLQGKLSDGQIAYVVEAFYLQTPLIGSLNLGGGIRTPALSPNLYAMTVF is encoded by the coding sequence ATGCGCACACGCTCCTTGCGAACCAGCCGCCGCGCGTCCAAAGGCATCGTCAGCGTGGAAATGGCGCTGTTGCTGCCGATACTCGTGGCGCTCGCGCTGCCGGTGTACGACATTGCGCGCAACATCCAGGCGCAGATGATCCTGATCAACGTGAGCCGCGAAGGCGCGAGCCTGTCCTCGCGCGCGTCGCTCACCTACCCGATGCAGACCATCATGTCCTCGCTGAGCGCGACCACGCCGCCGCTGAACATGACCGCGCACGGCATGATCTACATTACCGAGGTCATGGGCAACAACAACTGCGACAGCAGCGGCAATAACTGCACTGGCGTGGTGGTCGCGCAATATCGCTGGAACGGCGGCAACTACTATCCGGCGAGCCAGTTGTGGAGCTGCGGCAGCAGCGGCACGCGCTGGGCGACCGACGGCACCGGCAGTTGCAGCGGCATTCCGGCGGCGGGCACTTCGTCGCCGGTGGTGAACCTGCTTCAGGGCAAGCTCTCCGATGGCCAGATCGCTTACGTCGTCGAGGCGTTCTATCTGCAAACGCCGCTGATCGGTTCGCTGAATCTCGGCGGCGGCATCAGGACGCCCGCGCTCTCACCGAATCTCTACGCAATGACGGTGTTCTAA
- a CDS encoding CpaF family protein, translated as MSLREQLMIQSGTLPFDSASPAAAAGAAAESLAARRAYQQLKMNIHQAIIDRVELDKLQRLSPEQIKRELAQLVERIVDEDKIPMNELERRRLAQDVHDEMVGLGPLEPLLNDPTISDILVNTSQHVYVERRGRLEHTDVTFYDDAHLMKIIERIVSRVGRRIDESTPMVDARLPDGSRVNAIIPPSAIDGPLVSIRRFAVNPLTVTDMVNNQSFTPAMAQLLEALIKAKLNVLISGGTGSGKTTLLNLLSGFIPEDERVVTIEDAAELQMRQQHVLRLETRPPNIEGKGEISQRSLVRNALRMRPDRIVLGEVRGAEALDMLHAMNTGHEGSMATLHANTPRDALTRLENMVGMAGLTMPIKAIRQQIASAITVVVQASRLTDGRRKLMSIQEVTGMEGDIINMQEIFTFKRTGVDENGLIKGYFCASGVRPKFCERLAGFGIVLPDQMFDPARRFEV; from the coding sequence ATGTCATTGCGCGAACAGTTGATGATCCAGAGCGGCACCCTGCCGTTCGACAGCGCCAGTCCCGCGGCAGCCGCCGGCGCGGCCGCCGAAAGTCTCGCGGCGCGGCGCGCGTATCAGCAGCTCAAGATGAATATTCATCAGGCGATCATCGACCGGGTGGAGCTCGACAAGCTGCAACGGCTCTCGCCCGAGCAGATCAAACGTGAGCTCGCGCAACTGGTGGAGCGGATCGTCGACGAAGACAAGATTCCGATGAACGAACTCGAGCGCCGCCGTCTCGCGCAGGACGTGCACGACGAAATGGTCGGCCTCGGTCCGCTCGAACCCTTGCTCAACGATCCGACCATCTCCGACATTCTGGTGAACACGTCGCAACACGTGTACGTGGAACGGCGCGGACGCCTCGAACACACCGACGTGACCTTCTACGACGACGCCCATCTGATGAAGATCATCGAGCGCATCGTTTCGCGCGTGGGCCGCCGCATTGACGAATCCACGCCGATGGTCGACGCGCGCCTGCCCGACGGTTCGCGGGTCAACGCGATCATTCCGCCGTCCGCGATCGACGGACCGCTGGTGTCGATTCGCCGCTTCGCGGTGAATCCGCTCACCGTCACCGACATGGTGAACAACCAGAGCTTCACGCCCGCCATGGCGCAACTGCTCGAAGCGCTGATCAAGGCGAAGCTGAACGTGCTGATTTCGGGCGGCACGGGCAGCGGCAAGACCACGCTGCTCAATTTGCTCTCCGGCTTCATTCCCGAGGACGAGCGGGTCGTGACGATCGAAGACGCGGCCGAATTGCAGATGCGTCAACAGCACGTGCTGCGCCTCGAGACGCGGCCGCCGAATATCGAAGGCAAGGGCGAAATCTCGCAGCGCTCGCTGGTGCGCAACGCGCTGCGGATGCGCCCGGACCGTATCGTGCTCGGCGAAGTGCGCGGCGCCGAAGCGCTCGACATGCTGCATGCGATGAACACCGGCCACGAAGGTTCGATGGCGACGCTGCACGCGAACACGCCGCGCGACGCGCTCACGCGTCTGGAGAACATGGTCGGCATGGCCGGCCTGACGATGCCGATCAAGGCGATCCGCCAGCAGATCGCGTCGGCGATCACGGTGGTGGTGCAGGCTTCGCGTCTGACCGACGGCCGCCGCAAGCTGATGAGCATTCAGGAAGTCACCGGCATGGAAGGCGACATCATCAACATGCAGGAGATTTTTACGTTCAAGCGCACCGGCGTCGACGAAAACGGCCTGATCAAGGGCTATTTCTGCGCGAGCGGCGTGCGGCCGAAATTCTGCGAACGGCTGGCGGGCTTCGGCATCGTGCTGCCGGACCAGATGTTCGATCCGGCACGGCGTTTCGAAGTATGA
- a CDS encoding type II secretion system F family protein has protein sequence MNTSFIGFAVLAFLAVVLAIEGIYLFWSSHHGTSVKRMDERIRALSAGGNVSSQQLSILKQRMLSESPFITSLLLRMPRVHALDRQLQQSGLKWSVARFITYTLLCAAAGAFVGFVLHTPALVLGAFAALAGLLPTMVLRRKRAKRVRQLERQLPDAADLIARALRAGHSFPAALGMVGQELPEPLGGEFALVFDEINYGVSMNDALLNMVSRVPVEDLRYFVIAVLIQREAGGNLAEILGSISSIIRERLKLLGKVRVLSAEGRLSAWVLAVLPFALLALLTALNPGYISVFWKDPAGVQLAGVAITMMLFGILWMRKVVRIHI, from the coding sequence ATGAACACGTCGTTTATCGGCTTTGCGGTGCTCGCGTTTCTCGCGGTCGTGCTGGCCATCGAGGGCATTTATCTGTTCTGGAGCAGCCATCACGGCACGAGCGTCAAGCGCATGGATGAGCGCATTCGCGCGCTTTCGGCGGGCGGCAACGTGAGCAGCCAACAGCTCTCGATCCTCAAGCAGCGCATGCTGAGCGAATCGCCGTTCATTACAAGCCTGCTGCTGCGCATGCCGCGCGTGCATGCGCTCGACCGGCAGTTGCAGCAGTCCGGGTTGAAGTGGTCGGTGGCGCGCTTCATCACTTACACGCTGCTGTGCGCGGCCGCGGGCGCCTTCGTCGGCTTCGTGCTGCACACGCCCGCGCTGGTGTTGGGTGCGTTCGCCGCGCTGGCCGGCCTGCTGCCGACCATGGTTCTGCGCCGCAAACGCGCCAAACGCGTGCGGCAACTCGAGCGCCAGTTGCCCGACGCAGCGGATCTGATCGCTCGCGCACTGCGCGCCGGGCACTCCTTTCCGGCCGCGCTCGGCATGGTCGGCCAGGAGCTGCCCGAGCCGCTCGGCGGCGAATTCGCGCTGGTGTTCGACGAGATCAACTACGGCGTGTCGATGAACGACGCGCTCCTGAACATGGTGAGCCGCGTGCCGGTCGAGGATCTGCGCTACTTCGTGATCGCCGTGCTGATCCAGCGTGAGGCGGGCGGCAATCTGGCGGAGATCCTCGGGTCCATCAGCAGCATCATTCGCGAGCGGCTCAAGCTGCTCGGCAAGGTGCGCGTGCTGTCCGCGGAAGGGCGCCTGTCGGCATGGGTGCTCGCCGTGTTGCCGTTCGCGCTTCTGGCACTGCTGACAGCCCTCAATCCAGGCTACATCAGCGTGTTCTGGAAGGATCCGGCCGGCGTGCAACTCGCCGGCGTGGCGATCACCATGATGCTGTTCGGCATCTTGTGGATGCGCAAAGTCGTGCGCATCCATATCTAG
- a CDS encoding sterol desaturase family protein, translating to MFASSPFPELLHHASLWLRIYALGLLMMAAGAALERRWPAAMLQSRAGQRFNVTYAGVYLAIQEALKPLTAAASIAIVNALGGGLVVLNSHGLGALASFVIVLLTLDVLEYAFHRLQHTWPVLWKLHSLHHSAVEFNITVTWRHHWVESLIRGCLLYPLVGVLFKVEPWIVGSTSIVFMFGNYFAHMNLRIDLGRCITWVNNPQYHRLHHSNRTEHFNHNFTQLLPLWDHLFDTQWVPAREEWPATGLDDGAQPRSLLDALCWPLRLHAERAAGLTGKPVPVLDKETK from the coding sequence ATGTTCGCATCCAGCCCGTTTCCTGAGCTCCTGCACCACGCTAGCCTGTGGCTGCGCATCTACGCACTCGGGCTGCTGATGATGGCCGCCGGCGCGGCGCTGGAAAGGCGCTGGCCCGCCGCGATGCTGCAATCGCGCGCCGGCCAGCGTTTCAACGTGACCTATGCGGGCGTGTATCTGGCGATCCAGGAAGCCCTGAAGCCGTTGACGGCGGCGGCGAGTATCGCGATCGTGAACGCGCTCGGCGGCGGCCTCGTGGTGCTGAACTCGCATGGCTTGGGCGCCTTGGCTTCGTTCGTGATCGTGTTGCTGACCCTCGACGTGCTCGAATACGCGTTTCACCGCCTGCAACACACGTGGCCCGTGCTGTGGAAACTGCATTCGCTGCACCATAGCGCGGTCGAATTCAATATCACGGTCACGTGGCGGCACCACTGGGTCGAATCCCTCATTCGGGGCTGTCTGCTCTATCCGCTGGTCGGCGTGCTGTTCAAGGTCGAACCGTGGATCGTCGGCTCGACTTCTATCGTGTTCATGTTCGGCAATTATTTCGCGCACATGAACCTGCGGATCGATCTGGGCCGCTGCATCACGTGGGTCAACAATCCGCAATATCACCGGCTGCATCACTCGAACCGCACCGAACATTTCAACCATAACTTTACGCAGCTGCTGCCGCTTTGGGACCACCTGTTCGACACGCAATGGGTGCCGGCCAGAGAAGAGTGGCCGGCCACCGGTCTCGACGACGGCGCGCAGCCGCGCTCGCTGCTGGACGCGCTCTGCTGGCCGCTGCGCCTGCACGCCGAACGCGCCGCGGGGCTCACCGGCAAGCCGGTACCGGTGCTGGACAAGGAGACGAAATGA